The window AGATGCAATTCTCCGTTCATCGGCAGGAGAAAATAAACTCTATCTCGGCCGAGTTTTCCAATAAACAGACCGAACTCAAAAAGCACGTTGTCACGCACGGTGGCAGATGAAGTACTTCGGATTTTGATCAAATCATCTGGAGAAAAAACGAATACTGCAAAGTCGCTTTCTTGCAGAGCCTTCGAAAGCGACTCAATTGTCGTTTTGGAAAGCTCAAATACACCCTGATCCCAAACGGTGACTTCAGCATCATGGAGGAGGTTTTGTTGTACTGCGTAAGCAACATTCAGGCCCTCCACAGAGGATCCTATAAAAACGCGAGGCTTGGCCATAATGGGGTCCAGAGTGTTGAGATGGTTGCGTGATCGGGAATCCTAACTATAAGTAGGCGACAGATGCGAAGTGATTTTTACACCACTTGTGTCGCATAACGTCCCTTGCTCACCTGTACGCCCTTGACCCCATTGAGCCGATCACTCGAAACGCGACATGAAGCTGATGGGAAAGCGACAACAGTAGGCGGGAGGTTAGGAAGTCGTTTGCTAAATGTCTATGGTCGGTGTCGGCGCAAGCGTCGTCACCCAGCGAGTGCCCGCTTTTGGCCGATCTCTGTCTCTCGCGAACGTCCGTTGTGGGTCGACTCCGGCCTGTCACGACCGGCAACAGTCGACAGAAGCGGACCTTCAAGAGATCCGCAAGGCCAGGAGCGGCCGGGACAAGGCCGGGAACCTCAAGTGAGCGGAAGATTCTTGGTGACGCAATGAATACCGCCGCCGCCGGCGGCGATCGGGTCGATATTCACCTGTTCCACCACCCGTCCCGGATAGAGCTTGGTCAGCAGGTCCTTACAGTATTTGTCCGCCGCCGCGTCGCCGAACTGCGGGGCGATCACGGCGCCGTTGATCGGCAGGTAGTTGATGTAGCCCGGCGCGAAATCCGGGTTGTTGCGGCTGTACTGGTTGCTGCGCACCGTCAGGGGCGGCGGCAGGGTGTGGACCACCAGCTTGCGTCCATCGGCATCGGTGGCCGCGTTGAGGATTTCCAGGTGCTTGCGGGTCACGGCGTAGTCGTAGGACTTGGGGTCGTTGTCCAGGTTGGCGATCACCACGCCGGGTTTGACGAAGCGCGCATAGAAGTCGACGTGGGCGTCGGGGATGTCCTTGTTCTTGATGCCCGGCAGCCAGATGATCTTGCGCAGGCCGAGGTTGGCCTTCAGCTCGGCCTCGATCTGCGCCTTGCTCATACCCGGGTTGCGGTTGCTGTTGACCCAGCAGCTCTCGGTGATGATCGCGGTGCCGTGGCCGTCCACCTCGATGCCACCGCCTTCACCCACCAGCGCGCTGCGAATGTAACTGGCCTCCAGCTCGTAGCTCAGGGTGGCGGCCGCACGGGTGTCGTTGCTCGCCGGCTGCTTGTCACCCCAGCCGTTGAAGTTGAAGTCCACCAGGCCCAGGCCACCCGCTCCGTCGACCACGAAGCAGCCACCGTAGTCACGCACCCAGACGTCATCCAGCGGCATGGTCAGGAACTCGATGTTGGTGGTGCCGCATTTGCTCCTCGCCTGGGATAGCTGGTTGGCCCGGCACAGGACGGTTACCGGCTGGTACTTGGCGATGGTCTTGGCGAGCAGGGCGATGGTGTTGTTGACGGCAGTCTCCCAGCCCTCCCAGACGCGGGAAGAAGCCGCGAAGGCCAGGATCACCCGCTCCTGCGGGCCGTGTTCGTCGGGCATGTACCAACTCGCGGCCAGGGCGGCGGGAACGCGGGCCGCGCCGAAACCGAGGCCGAGCGAGGCGACGGCGCCGATGCCGCTGGCGGCCATCAGCTGTTTGATGAAGTCACGACGTGTAGACATGGTGGGTCCCTCTTCTGGTGGGGGGGTGTGATGCCGCCGCAACCGGTCGGCTCGCCATCAATGGCTTGCTGCTCCCTGGCACGACGGACGGGCCGGCGGCCCGTCGCCGGCTCAAAAGGTCTTGTTGGCGCCCAGCACCAGGGTGGCCGAGCAAACGTCGTCGAAGCCCATGTAGTTGGCGCATTCGCTGTCCGCGAGATCGGTATCGACGTAGCTGGCCGACCAGTTCAGGCCGAGCAGTTCCTTGCTCAGCTTGAGCTGCCATTCGCGGTAGCTGCTGCGGGTGTCGCCGGCGCCATCGAGCAGCAGCGGATCCTTGGGGTCGACCTTGCCGTAGCGCAGGTCCAGGGCCACGTCCGCCGGCAGCAGGGTGCCGTAGCCGACGTAGCTGTACAGGTAGCTCTGGTCGCCACCGAGGTTGTCGGAGTAGTAGGCACCCAGCTTGGCGCCATAGGCGGTCAGCTGGCTGAAGTACTCGCCGTAGTTGAGCTCGCTCTGCCGCGGGTACTCGTACTTGTAGTAGGCGGTGTCCAGGCTGATGTCGTCGCTGATCTGCCAGTTGTAGCCGGCGTAGTAGTCCAGCTCCTGGCGCGTCTTGCTGCTCAGGCCGAAGTCGACGTTGGAACTCCACACCCCGGCATACAGGCCGCTGCTGTGGCTGAGGGTGGCCGAGCCCTGCAGCGCCGGGTCGTTCTGGGTCTGCGAGATGCCGCGGGTGCGGTAGTCGCTGTAGACGCCGGCATCCAGGTACAGGGCGAAGTCTTGGTTCAGCTCGATGGCCTGGCTCAGCCCCCAGGGGGCGAGTAGGACGATGGCCAGGGCGGCCTTGGACGGGTACTGCATGGAGAGGCTCCTTTCTTGTTGTTGTGGGCAAGGCGCTGCCATGCCGCGCCGACTGGCGCGGCGGCAGTTGGGGCTCGGGTGGTCGGCCGCGGGGGCCGGAGCGTCAGTGGCTGGCGGTCTTGAAGGTGGTCCAGGCACGCATGCGCGCGCGCATCGAGCGCTGCGGGATGTCCTTGCCGGGAATCAGCCGCGCGTAGGTGGCTTCGTCGACGTAGATGTCCGGGTTGTTGCGCATGTCTGCATCGACCATCGGCCTGGCCTTGGCGTTGGAGGTCGGGTAGCCGGTGAAGTTGCTGATCGCCGCCATGTTCTCCGGCCGCATGACGAAGTTGATGAAGGTGTAGGCGTACTCCGGATGCCTGGCATCCACCGGGATGGCCATGGTGTCCATCCACACCGTGGTGCCTTCGCGCGGGATGTGGAAGCGGAAGTCCGCCGGCTTGCCGGCACCGCTGGCGGCGCGCTGGGCCTGGGTGAAGTCGCCGCTGTAGCCGAGCGACAGGCACAGGTCGCCGTTGACCAGGTCGGTGACCGGCTGCGACTGGAACTTGCGGATGTAGGGCTTGATCGCCAGCAGCAGCTCGCTGGCCGCCTTCAGGTCGGCCGGCTCGGCGCTGCGTGGCGTACGGCCGAGGTAGTTGAGCGCCACGGCCATGACCTCGTCCGGCGAGTCAATCATGGAGATGCCGCAGTCGGCGAACTTGGCCGCGTTCTCCGGCTTGAACAGCAGGTCCAGGCTGTTCACTGGCGCGCCGGGCATGCGCTTCTCGACCATCGCGGCGTTGTAGGTGATGCCGATGCTGCCCCAGGTGTAGGGCACGGTGGCGTGCCGCGAGTAGGGATACTTGGTCTGCAGGCTACGCAGGCCGGGCTCGATGTCGGCCAGGTGCTGGAGCTTCTCCGGATCGAGCTTCTGCAGGGCGCCAGCGCGCATCAGGCGCTCGGCCACGGTGTCGCCGGGGAAGATCAGGTCATAGCCGCTGTTGCCGGACATCATCTTGGCCTCCAGCATCTCGCTGCCTTCCATGACGTCGTAGATCACCTTGATACCGGTCTCCTTGGTGAAGTTGGCCAGGGTGTCCTCGGCGAAGTAGTCCGCCCAGTTGTACAGGCGCAGGGTCTTGTCCTCGGCGGCGGCCGAGGCCTGGGCGCAGCACAGCGCCAATGCAGCGATCAGCAGTGGATTCTTGGTATTCATCGTCAGACTCCCCGGGCGTTCCAGTGGCTATGAGTTTGGCGGCCATCCAGGCCCAGCAGCGGTCCGTACATCTCCGGGCGGCGATCGCGGTAGATGCCCCAGGTCAGGCGCTCCTCGCGCATAGCGGCGAGGTCCAGATCGCGCACCAGCACACCGCTGGTGTCGCGGTCGGCCTCCGCCAGCAGTTTGCCCTTGTGATCGGTGATGAAGGACGAGCCGTAGAAACTCATCTGCAGGTCCGGGTCGGTAGTCGCCACCTCGCGGCCGACGCGGTTGGCTGCGATCACCGGGACGATGTTGGCGGCGGCGTGGCCGCGCTGGGTCAGCTGCCAGTGGTCGCGCGAATCCAGTGCGGCGGCGCCCGGCTCGGAGCCGATGGCGGTCGGATAGAGCAGCACCTCGGCGCCCATCAGCGCCAGGCAGCGGGCAGTCTCGGGGAACCACTGGTCCCAGCAGATGCCGACACCGATGCGGCCATAGGCGGTGTCCCAGACACGGAAGCCGGTGTCGCCGGGGCTGAAGTACTCCTTCTCCTGGTAGCCGATGGCGTTGGGGATGTGGGTCTTGCGGTACACACCGAGCAGGCGGCCGTCGGCATCGGCCACGGCCAGGGAGTTGAAGTAGGCGTTGCCGGCCTTCTCGAACCAGGACAGCGGCAGGACCACGCCCAGTTCGCCGGCCAGCGCGGCGAAGCGCTTGAGCAGCGGGCTGTGCGCGTACTCCTCGGCCAGCGCCAGGTGCTTGTGATCCTGTTCGATGCAGAAATACGGAGTGGCGAACAGCTCCTGCAGCAGGATCAGCCGGGCGCCGCGGGCTGCAGCCTCGCGCACCAGCTGCTCGGCGCGGTCGAGGTTGTCTTTCAGGTCCCAGCTGCAGGCGAACTGGGTGGTGGCGACGGTCAGTCTGCTCATGGCCTCACCCCTTCAGCGGCCAGCGCGGCTGCTGCTGGGTGATGCAATGCACCCCGCCACCGCCGTGGGCCAGCTGGTTGATCCGCACCGGCACCACTTCGCGACCGGGGAAGGCCATGCGCAGGGTGGCCGCCGCCTGGTCGTCGGCGGCGATGCCGTAGGCCGGCATGATGATGGCGCCGTTGCAGATATAGAAGTTGGTGTAGGAGGCACAGAATACCTCGGCCTCGGTATCCACCGCCTCGCTGGCCTCGAACAGTTCGAGCAGCTCGAAGGAGCGCCCCTTGGCGTCGGTGGCCAGCTCCAGGGCGCGGCGGTTCTCGCGGATCACTTCGGCATACACCGAGGACTGGTCGCGGGTGGCATCGACCAGCAGCGCACCGGGACGGGCGAAGGCACACACGCC is drawn from Pseudomonas cavernae and contains these coding sequences:
- a CDS encoding agmatine deiminase family protein; the protein is MSTRRDFIKQLMAASGIGAVASLGLGFGAARVPAALAASWYMPDEHGPQERVILAFAASSRVWEGWETAVNNTIALLAKTIAKYQPVTVLCRANQLSQARSKCGTTNIEFLTMPLDDVWVRDYGGCFVVDGAGGLGLVDFNFNGWGDKQPASNDTRAAATLSYELEASYIRSALVGEGGGIEVDGHGTAIITESCWVNSNRNPGMSKAQIEAELKANLGLRKIIWLPGIKNKDIPDAHVDFYARFVKPGVVIANLDNDPKSYDYAVTRKHLEILNAATDADGRKLVVHTLPPPLTVRSNQYSRNNPDFAPGYINYLPINGAVIAPQFGDAAADKYCKDLLTKLYPGRVVEQVNIDPIAAGGGGIHCVTKNLPLT
- a CDS encoding TorF family putative porin; translation: MQYPSKAALAIVLLAPWGLSQAIELNQDFALYLDAGVYSDYRTRGISQTQNDPALQGSATLSHSSGLYAGVWSSNVDFGLSSKTRQELDYYAGYNWQISDDISLDTAYYKYEYPRQSELNYGEYFSQLTAYGAKLGAYYSDNLGGDQSYLYSYVGYGTLLPADVALDLRYGKVDPKDPLLLDGAGDTRSSYREWQLKLSKELLGLNWSASYVDTDLADSECANYMGFDDVCSATLVLGANKTF
- a CDS encoding extracellular solute-binding protein → MNTKNPLLIAALALCCAQASAAAEDKTLRLYNWADYFAEDTLANFTKETGIKVIYDVMEGSEMLEAKMMSGNSGYDLIFPGDTVAERLMRAGALQKLDPEKLQHLADIEPGLRSLQTKYPYSRHATVPYTWGSIGITYNAAMVEKRMPGAPVNSLDLLFKPENAAKFADCGISMIDSPDEVMAVALNYLGRTPRSAEPADLKAASELLLAIKPYIRKFQSQPVTDLVNGDLCLSLGYSGDFTQAQRAASGAGKPADFRFHIPREGTTVWMDTMAIPVDARHPEYAYTFINFVMRPENMAAISNFTGYPTSNAKARPMVDADMRNNPDIYVDEATYARLIPGKDIPQRSMRARMRAWTTFKTASH
- the aguB gene encoding N-carbamoylputrescine amidase, producing the protein MSRLTVATTQFACSWDLKDNLDRAEQLVREAAARGARLILLQELFATPYFCIEQDHKHLALAEEYAHSPLLKRFAALAGELGVVLPLSWFEKAGNAYFNSLAVADADGRLLGVYRKTHIPNAIGYQEKEYFSPGDTGFRVWDTAYGRIGVGICWDQWFPETARCLALMGAEVLLYPTAIGSEPGAAALDSRDHWQLTQRGHAAANIVPVIAANRVGREVATTDPDLQMSFYGSSFITDHKGKLLAEADRDTSGVLVRDLDLAAMREERLTWGIYRDRRPEMYGPLLGLDGRQTHSHWNARGV